The Ammoniphilus sp. CFH 90114 genome contains a region encoding:
- a CDS encoding immunoglobulin-like domain-containing protein, with protein GTISRPAYSAGDATVTLTATITKGAAIETKTFVVKVLKQSQTDAEAVANAKGALAVGYAAGDSASGVTQDLTLATMGADGTTITWSTDNSAVIAADGTISRPAYSAGDATVTLTATITKGAAIETKTFVVKVLKQSQTDAEAVANAKGALAVGYAAGDSASGVTQDLTLATMGADGTSVTWSSDNPAVIAADGTISRPAYSAGDATVTLTATIAKGAATETKTFVVKVLKQSQTDAEAVANAKGALAVGYTAGDSASGVTQDLTLATMGADGTTITWSSNKPSVITATGKVNRPVKTSSDEMVTLTATIRKGAATETKVFTVKVLKQMQSDTDAVAEALAALTIGYRTGDSAANVTKSLSLSTTGLNGTVIEWSSNLVSVLNGNGTVERPAANTADAMVMLTATVRKGAVVQTKTFNLIVKKFEAGMPFTIGSTGDDLGLDRKTGSLTASVKIDRNTNRADHVGKEVVVFQLMKNNREPVSIVALYPDIQTSETLSATFHSIVGTDSGYSVKVFVFDRLTTDATNVQTNLAEPVVLN; from the coding sequence GTGCTGAAGCAATCTCAAACCGATGCGGAAGCTGTAGCGAACGCGAAAGGTGCGCTAGCTGTAGGATATGCAGCAGGAGACAGTGCGAGTGGAGTAACCCAAGATTTGACGCTTGCGACGATGGGGGCAGATGGAACAACCATCACATGGTCCACAGATAACTCAGCCGTGATTGCCGCCGACGGAACGATTAGTCGTCCAGCGTACAGCGCAGGAGATGCGACCGTGACGTTGACCGCAACGATTACCAAAGGTGCCGCAATCGAAACGAAGACCTTTGTGGTGAAAGTGCTGAAGCAATCTCAAACCGATGCGGAAGCTGTAGCGAACGCGAAAGGTGCGCTAGCTGTAGGATATGCAGCAGGAGACAGTGCGAGTGGAGTAACCCAAGACTTGACGCTTGCGACGATGGGGGCAGATGGAACGAGCGTGACATGGTCCTCGGATAACCCAGCCGTAATCGCTGCTGACGGAACGATTAGTCGTCCAGCATACAGCGCCGGGGATGCAACCGTGACGTTGACCGCAACCATCGCGAAGGGAGCCGCCACGGAGACGAAGACCTTTGTGGTGAAAGTGCTGAAGCAATCTCAAACCGATGCGGAAGCTGTAGCGAACGCGAAAGGTGCGCTAGCTGTAGGATATACAGCAGGAGACAGTGCGAGTGGAGTAACCCAAGATTTGACACTCGCTACGATGGGTGCCGATGGAACAACCATCACATGGTCATCAAACAAGCCAAGTGTCATCACAGCGACTGGAAAGGTGAATCGCCCAGTAAAGACGAGTTCAGATGAAATGGTGACGTTAACGGCGACCATCAGGAAGGGAGCCGCCACCGAAACGAAGGTCTTCACGGTCAAAGTATTGAAGCAAATGCAATCAGATACGGATGCTGTAGCAGAAGCATTGGCCGCATTGACAATCGGTTACCGCACAGGGGATAGTGCGGCAAATGTGACAAAGTCACTCTCTCTATCTACTACAGGTTTAAATGGTACGGTAATCGAATGGTCGTCAAACTTAGTGAGTGTGTTGAATGGTAATGGTACCGTTGAGCGCCCAGCGGCCAATACGGCAGATGCTATGGTTATGTTAACGGCTACGGTGAGAAAAGGAGCCGTTGTTCAGACCAAAACCTTTAATCTCATAGTGAAAAAGTTTGAAGCAGGTATGCCTTTTACTATTGGATCGACAGGTGATGATCTAGGACTAGATCGTAAGACGGGAAGTTTAACGGCCAGCGTGAAAATTGATCGGAATACAAACCGAGCTGATCATGTCGGTAAGGAAGTGGTTGTCTTCCAATTAATGAAGAACAATCGCGAGCCAGTTAGTATCGTGGCCCTGTATCCAGATATTCAAACAAGTGAAACGTTGTCGGCGACATTCCACAGTATCGTAGGGACCGATTCAGGTTATTCGGTAAAGGTATTTGTTTTTGATCGTCTAACAACGGATGCGACAAATGTTCAAACGAACTTAGCAGAACCGGTCGTTCTAAATTAA